From the genome of Clostridium sp. BNL1100, one region includes:
- a CDS encoding biotin transporter BioY, giving the protein MKNNMNIRQIAIIGVITAVICILGPLSIPIGVVPISFTNLAIYFALYTLGMRKGTLSYIVYMLIGLVGIPVFSGFSGGLSKLVGPTGGYIIGFIFMAIIGGWFIDRFWNKWYLSLIGMVVGTAVCYLFGTVWLAYQAHMSLGAAFSAGVIPFIPGDMVKVLIAAFAGPQIRRGLMKANLFNVSL; this is encoded by the coding sequence ATGAAAAACAATATGAACATACGTCAAATTGCAATTATAGGTGTTATAACGGCTGTAATCTGTATTTTAGGGCCATTATCCATACCGATAGGTGTAGTGCCTATTTCCTTTACAAATCTTGCAATATACTTTGCACTTTATACCCTTGGTATGAGAAAAGGAACTCTCAGCTACATAGTTTATATGCTGATAGGATTGGTAGGTATTCCAGTGTTTTCAGGTTTTTCAGGAGGTCTGTCAAAACTCGTTGGCCCAACGGGAGGCTATATCATAGGCTTTATTTTCATGGCAATAATTGGAGGTTGGTTTATAGACAGGTTTTGGAATAAATGGTACTTGTCTTTAATAGGAATGGTGGTGGGTACAGCAGTTTGCTATTTGTTCGGTACTGTATGGCTGGCATATCAGGCACATATGTCTTTGGGAGCAGCATTCTCGGCAGGTGTGATTCCTTTTATTCCGGGAGATATGGTAAAAGTTCTGATAGCTGCTTTTGCAGGGCCTCAAATTCGTAGAGGCTTGATGAAAGCTAATTTATTCAATGTATCTCTTTAA